From Watersipora subatra chromosome 2, tzWatSuba1.1, whole genome shotgun sequence, one genomic window encodes:
- the LOC137387487 gene encoding snRNA-activating protein complex subunit 3-like: protein MEAQESTRSSMDWEPDLIKKMPKTVAQTLHMAGPIKVSDFLETWSTVLTAEEISMNRSESLPYHGEDVIPEEILEELFLVTNPAETLYPDGLTPFKIPKLETIPPDTKLQTVQHTLESAAEKKSVTYNHMTKVSLNYCHTTDEHLAHKHAIINVERKKEFSDNVTNDTVPKTMLVPEALISASYIRPHCRFGKSSDPKRILPIVHLHLLGQNTLADVRDAIKCPKDFEIPGDFSLAPDDARTAENAKKIMPSALFFIGETFYLDTRELKAHDYSKPIIEWLKKKGCTEAFPVKHMHKIKLSDMEIKLGMPYVFIHQGNCEHIIQFTDIRLINNDDCQTPSAYPIQLTAVPPKFTICNSCQTRANKWMVTGSILSPSDPAHYCDVCFKMLHYDTNGTKVCDFKAFRYTENDFVVSASP, encoded by the coding sequence ATGGAGGCACAAGAATCGACTCGTTCTAGCATGGACTGGGAACCTGACTTGATAAAAAAGATGCCAAAGACTGTAGCACAGACACTACACATGGCCGGCCCTATAAAAGTCAGTGACTTTCTTGAGACATGGTCTACAGTTTTAACCGCTGAAGAGATTTCAATGAATCGTTCCGAGTCGCTCCCATACCATGGCGAGGATGTTATACCTGAAGAGATACTGGAGGAGTTGTTCCTTGTAACAAACCCTGCTGAAACACTTTACCCAGATGGTCTAACTCCTTTTAAGATACCGAAATTAGAGACAATCCCTCCGGATACTAAACTGCAGACTGTCCAACATACTCTGGAAAGTGCTGCAGAGAAAAAGAGTGTAACATATAATCACATGACGAAGGTTTCTTTAAACTATTGTCATACGACTGATGAACATTTGGCACACAAGCATGCTATAATAAACGTCGAACGCAAAAAAGAATTTTCCGACAATGTAACAAATGACACAGTGCCAAAGACCATGCTGGTACCAGAGGCTTTGATATCTGCAAGCTATATTAGACCTCACTGTCGCTTTGGTAAAAGTTCAGATCCTAAACGTATCTTACCAATTGTGCATCTCCATCTTCTTGGACAGAATACGTTAGCGGATGTCCGAGACGCCATTAAGTGCCCCAAGGATTTCGAAATACCTGGAGACTTTAGTTTAGCACCAGACGATGCCAGGACAGCagaaaatgcaaagaaaataatgCCTTCTGCCCTCTTTTTTATCGGTGAAACATTTTACCTTGACACACGAGAATTGAAAGCTCACGACTATAGCAAACCAATCATTGAATGGCTGAAGAAAAAGGGATGTACTGAGGCATTTCCAGTCAAGCATATGCATAAGATAAAACTGTCAGACATGGAAATCAAATTAGGCATGCCGTATGTTTTCATACACCAAGGAAACTGTGAACATATTATTCAGTTTACTGAcattagattaatcaataatgATGACTGTCAGACGCCGTCAGCCTATCCGATCCAACTTACAGCAGTACCACCCAAGTTCACCATTTGTAACTCTTGTCAGACAAGAGCCAATAAGTGGATGGTTACTGGTAGCATTCTCTCACCTAGTGACCCGGCTCACTATTGTGATGTATGCTTCAAGATGCTTCATTATGACACGAATGGAACAAAAGTTTGTGATTTTAAAGCCTTCCGGTATACAGAGAACGATTTTGTGGTGTCAGCGAGTCCTTAA
- the LOC137388519 gene encoding thialysine N-epsilon-acetyltransferase-like, giving the protein MEADTQPPIKVRNAAEGDFTSITKLIKENAEYLDIKAPIYLSTDQLIKDCLHTEPPKFYCLICESEDELVGYTTYSHAYSTWVGRSMDIQDFYIKANHRVELFDTFAKALVQRAQDLGCRRIGWRTAKTAGEYNDFWKNLGSIDITIDENWHQYRLNSSDFQSFIDKCS; this is encoded by the coding sequence ATGGAAGCTGATACTCAACCGCCTATCAAGGTGCGTAACGCTGCTGAGGGGGACTTTACCTCTATTACCAAGCTCATAAAAGAGAACGCTGAATACCTGGATATTAAAGCACCGATATATCTTAGCACAGACCAGCTAATTAAGGATTGTCTCCACACTGAGCCACCCAAATTCTACTGTCTTATTTGTGAATCAGAAGATGAACTAGTGGGCTACACAACCTACAGTCATGCCTATTCAACGTGGGTGGGCCGGAGTATGGACATTCAGGACTTTTACATAAAAGCAAACCACCGAGTAGAGCTGTTTGATACATTCGCTAAAGCCCTAGTACAGCGAGCTCAGGACTTGGGATGTCGACGTATAGGGTGGCGGACTGCTAAAACCGCTGGGGAATACAATGACTTCTGGAAAAATCTTGGAAGCATAGACATAACTATTGATGAAAATTGGCACCAGTATAGATTGAATTCATCCGATTTTCAATCATTCATTGATAAATGTTCATAG
- the LOC137388902 gene encoding WD repeat-containing protein 35-like: MFIYLSKKIAIPNNTRLQYISWNKAEGYIACGGDDGLLRVLRLESPVGGTAKGLAAPSNLSMNQTLEGHNGTVQVVTWNDHYQKLTTSDQHGLIIVWSLYKGSWYEEMINNRNKSVVRGMKWNSEGTKICIVYEDGAVIVGSVDGNRIWGKDVKGCTLAAVEWAPDGKMILFGMSNGEIHIYDSLGNFMSKLQVMCMSDLNPQTSKIVGLEWYKGEHGYLEPGCPCLSLCFSNGRCQIMRHESDEEPVLIDTGMSAAQSQWNHCGDTLAVCGSQKSSEKDINVVQFYTPFGEHLRTLKVPGKQITSCAWEGGSLRIALAVDSFIFFANIRPDYKWGYFSNTVVYSFHKPDRNETAVMFWDTKNDDKVMKYLKNLMGIAACGEYCCIATRMDEDPSQFSLQLYNNIGTVIEAKYIELEPIFLTITRTHVVAASREAFYLWQFKNPKKFANLEISGKRKAGMERLFHIDDTPSTTNTETIDFSHAFGETADPICCICASDKNLIVGRESGALHRYTLPLVNLTSKYMLAARPHQLAINSNSSKVSIIDISGVLTFFDMESRTKDADGKEVVGEQLTYERKDVWDMRWAEDNPELFAMMEKTRMYVFRGMDPEEPLMSSGYICEFNDLQIQSVLLDEIMKAPDEPSRENMLDHEIKSLRDTRDLLEKVGLQDAQRFIEENPHPRLWRLLAESALELQEFSVAETAFVKCKDYPGIEFVKRLGHLQSDSLKQAEVAAYFGFYDEAESIYLEMDRRDLAVTLRKKLGDWFRVVQLLKQGSAGGDDTQLEDAWNQIGSYYADRQKWQQAVTFYVQGNNQERLAECYYVLEDYVGLEKMMKALPENHKLLPDIALQFVSVGMCEQAVEAYTKCNKMKKAIDACVLLNHWNTAIDLAKEHNVKEIDSLLATYAKHLLSKQKVLSAIELYRKAGRYLEAAKLMYKLAEEQAQAGTSQPKRLKKMYVLGALLIEQYHESVKQRSKFRNKGKRGAEALSALAGLLEEDSSAVSDTKLIDNAWRGAEAYHYYLLAQRQLHQSQIDRAFMTSQALTLYEDIIDPKLIHSLIALISVTARQFATASKSFTKLETLSALSASEKDEYSDLALEIFIRHSPKDQNPITFNYHSISSEDAKKLVCVASGREMSDYQFWMCGTCKHCAYEKEITQYKNCPLCHTPIN, from the exons atgtttatttatttgagtAAAAAG ATTGCCATTCCAAATAACACTCGCCTTCAGTACATTTCTTGGAACAAGGCTGAAGGCTATATTGCTTGCGGAGGAGATGACGGTTTGCTCAGGGTTCTCAGACTTGAATCTCCTGTTG GGGGGACAGCAAAAGGACTGGCTGCTCCCAGCAACTTGTCCATGAATCAAACACTAGAAGGACACAATGGGACAGTCCAGGTGGTGACTTGGAATGATCATTACCAAAAACTCACCACCAGTGATCAGCATGGTCTCATTATCGTCTGGAGTTTATACAAAG GTTCCTGGTACGAAGAGATGATAAACAACAGGAATAAATCTGTGGTGAGAGGAATGAAGTGGAACTCTGAAGGTACTAAGATTTGCATAGTCTACGAAGACGGGGCGGTGATTGTGGGCTCCGTAGATGGAAACAGAATATGGGGAAAAGACGTTAAAGGGTGCACATTGGCAGCTGTGGAG tgGGCGCCTGATGGAAAGATGATACTATTTGGTATGTCTAATGGAGAGATACATATCTATGACAGCCTTGGTAACTTCATG TCAAAGCTGCAAGTGATGTGCATGTCAGATTTGAACCCACAGACTTCAAAAATAGTCGGTCTGGAGTGGTACAAGGGTGAACATGGATACCTGGAGCCAGGTTGCCCTTGTCTATCACTGTGCTTCAGCAACGGCCGGTGCCAGATCATGAGGCATGAATCTGATGAAG AGCCGGTTCTCATAGACACAGGAATGTCGGCGGCACAAAGTCAGTGGAATCACTGTGGAGACACACTCGCTGTCTGTGGCTCTCAGAAATCCTCTGAAAAGGACATCAACGTAGTCCAATTCTACACACCATTTGGAGAG CATTTGCGGACGCTTAAAGTTCCTGGAAAACAGATCACTAGTTGCGCCTGGGAAGGAGGCAGTTTAAGGATTGCTCTTGCTGTTGACTCCTTCATATTCTTTGCTAACATCAGACCAGACTACAAG TGGGGTTACTTCAGCAACACTGTTGTCTACTCCTTCCACAAACCAGACAGGAATGAGACTGCTGTCATGTTCTGGGATACCAAGAATGATGAC AAAGTAATGAAGTACTTGAAGAATCTGATGGGAATAGCTGCTTGTGGGGAGTACTGCTGCATTGCTACTCGCATGGATGAAGACCCTAGTCAG TTCTCACTTCAACTATACAACAACATTGGAACCGTCATCGAGGCTAAATATATTGAACTTGAGCCTATTTTCTTGACGATAACTCGGACCCACGTGGTGGCAGCGTCTAGGGAAGCCTTCTATCTCTGGCAATTCAAGAATCCTAAGAAATTTGCTAACCTTGAGATATCAGGGAAACGCAAGGCTGGAATGGAGAG ATTGTTCCATATCGATGACACCCCGTCAACTACCAACACTGAGACCATAGATTTCAGTCATGCCTTTGGTGAGACAGCTGACCCAATATGTTGCATCTGTGCTTCTGACAAGAACCTCATTGTG GGGCGGGAGTCAGGGGCGTTGCATCGATACACCCTACCACTAGTCAACCTCACTAGCAAGTACATGCTAGCTGCTAGACCTCACCAACTCGCCATCAACTCCAATTCCTC GAAGGTGTCTATCATAGATATCTCGGGCGTGCTGACTTTCTTTGACATGGAGAGCAGAACAAAGGATGCCGATGGTAAGGAGGTCGTTGGTGAGCAGCTGACTTATGAGAGGAAAGATGTCTGGGACATGCGCTGGGCTGAGGACAACCCTGAGCTTTTCGCCATGATGGAGAAGACTCGCATGTACGTTTTCAGGGGCATGGATCCAGAG GAACCACTGATGAGCAGCGGGTACATCTGTGAATTCAACGATCTGCAGATTCAATCTGTCCTTTTGGATGAAATTATGAAGGCACCAGACGAGCCGTCTCGAGAGAATATGCTTGACCATGAGATCAAG TCCCTGCGAGACACTCGAGACCTCCTTGAGAAGGTAGGCCTGCAGGATGCTCAGCGGTTTATTGAGGAGAACCCACACCCGAGGCTATGGCGGCTGCTTGCTGAGTCTGCCCTTGAGCTCCAGGAGTTCTCGGTAGCTGAGACAGCTTTTGTCAAGTGTAAGGACTACCCTGGCATCGAGTTTGTCAAACGTCTTGGCCATCTGCAG AGCGACTCCCTCAAGCAGGCTGAGGTGGCAGCTTACTTTGGGTTTTATGATGAAGCAGAGTCTATCTATCTCGAAATGGACCGAAG GGACCTGGCAGTGACCTTGCGTAAAAAGCTGGGAGACTGGTTCAGGGTTGTACAACTCCTTAAGCAAGGCAGTGCAGGGGGAGATGACACCCAGCTCGAAGATGCATGGAACCAGATCGGAAGTTACTACGCTGACAGACAAAAGTG GCAGCAAGCGGTCACTTTCTACGTACAAGGGAACAATCAGGAGCGGCTGGCTGAGTGTTATTACGTGCTCGAGGACTACGTGGGTCTTGAGAAGATGATGAAAGCACTGCCGGAGAACCACAAGCTCCTCCCAGATATTGCTCTACAGTTTGTCTCGGTCGGCATGTGTGAGCAAGCAGTAGAGGCATATACTAAG TGCAACAAGATGAAGAAGGCTATAGATGCATGCGTATTGCTCAACCACTGGAACACAGCCATTGACCTTGCCAAAGAGCATAACGTCAAAGAGATAGACTCACTGCTTGCTACCTATGCCAAGCACCTGCTCAGCAAACAGAAGGTGCTCAGCGCCATTGAACTCTACAGGAAGGCTGGTAGATACCTCGAGGCTGCTAAGCTTATGTATAAG CTGGCTGAAGAGCAGGCTCAGGCGGGCACAAGTCAGCCTAAGAGATTGAAGAAGATGTACGTGTTGGGGGCACTGCTCATAGAGCAATACCATGAGAGTGTCAAACAGCGAAGCAAGTTTAGGAACAAAGGCAAACGCGGGGCAGAG GCCCTTTCTGCCCTTGCTGGTCTCCTGGAAGAAGATTCATCGGCTGTATCTGACACGAAACTAATAGACAATGCGTGGAGAGGAGCAGAAGCTTATCATTATTACCTCCTTGCACAGAGACAACTGCACCAGTCACAAATAGACCGAGCGTTCATGACCTCACAGGCTCTCACACTGTATGAGGATATCATAGATCCTAAACTCATTCACTCTCTCATTG CCCTGATTAGTGTAACGGCGAGGCAGTTCGCTACGGCATCAAAGTCATTTACCAAGCTCGAGACTCTGTCAGCGCTCTCCGCGTCGGAGAAGGACGAGTATAGCGATCTCGCTCTGGAAATATTCATCAG GCACAGTCCAAAGGACCAGAATCCGATAACGTTCAACTACCACAGCATAAGTTCAGA AGATGCGAAGAAGTTGGTTTGCGTAGCTTCAGGTCGTGAAATGAGTGACTACCAGTTCTGGATGTGCGGGACATGCAAGCACTGCGCCTACGAGAAGGAAATAACACAGTATAAGAACTGCCCCCTCTGCCACACACCCATCAATTAG